The window GAATAATAACATTGACGTCATGATTACAGTAGTATTGTCCTTTGGGGTCGGGTTCCATGGTCAAGGTAGATGTCCCTGGAATAAAAATAGAGGACAAGGTTATTCTCCCCGCGAAGGAGACAGCAGTCATTGTTGTCGATATGCAGAATGATTTTGTTAAGGAAGGCGGTAAACTGGTTGCACCTGCAGCGGAGGGCACTGTTGAGCCTATTAGAAGGCTTCTGAAGAAAGCTAGGGAGAACGGTGTGAGGGTGATCTATACGCAGGATACTCATTGGGAGGGAGATCCGGAGTTCCTACTGTGGGGTGAGCATGTGAAATACGGGTCTTGGGGCTGGAGGATAATTGATGAGCTTAAACCGGAGGAGGGGGATATAGTCCTAGTTAAAACAAGGTATGATGGTTTCTACGGTACACCGATGGATGACATACTCAGGAGTTATGGTTATCAGAATATTGTCATAGTGGGAACGGTGGCTAACATATGTGTATTGCATACAGCTGCAAGCGCTGGCCTCAGATGGTATAAGATACTGATCCCCATGGACGGGATATCCGCGTTAACAGAGTTCGATTACTATCTAACTCTAAGACAGGTTTCCTGGCTTTACAATGGACTGATAGTTAAGACCGTTAACTCCATTGAATTCAAGTAGAGATAAGGGCAGCACCATTGTTTCGAGGTTTAACCACGCTAACTTCAACTGCATGGAATCCCAGGCTAGTGGAAACCTCTTTTGCTAATTCAGCTATTTTAACAGCATCTTTACTCGCCGTTATAGTATATAGTGTGGGCCCCCAGCTTGATTGCATTAGAACAACACCTTCTCCACTCAACGCATTAACTAAGTCTATAACTAGACCATCTGTTACCCCTTGGTTTAGGGTGGAGAAATACTGCCCAGTTAACCTGTCTAGTTCCACAGCAGCTTTTACGAACGAATCCAGATCTCTCAAATTAGCAGCATAGGCTAGGGTTTTAACTATCCGTTCACCCTTATCATTCATTTCCCTCTGAGCAACTGGTAGGGTAGCCCACATGTTCTCCTCCCACTCTTCCCCGGGCCCAGGCGTACCGCCGGGATCAACTAGAAGTATAGTCCAATTCCTAGGCAAGCTCGCGTGATAGAGTGATTTAATGCTTTGATGGCCTCCCACTACTTCACTGCCATCGATTACTAGTCCACCGTACTTGAATAGGAGTGCTCCCACTCTACTAGTCTTAAAACGACCTAGCTTCGACACCATTTCCTTCCAATCGAAACGTTCACCTTTATACAATGCTAGTGCTTTCGCAGTTGCTAGATACAATTGTGTCGATGATCCCAGCCCCCTGTGTGGAGGTATACATCCATGTATTTCAACACCCGCTTCCTCTCCAACTAGTCCTATAACATTATTCCTTTGCTCTGCCCCTATACAGCTAGGAAAACAGGATTTACCCTGGGTAATACATACAGTTACGTGAGGGGAAGATAGGTATATTCCCGAGCCTCTCCAGGGATTAGGATGGGGAGGGTAGGTATAGAATCCCAGGTGAATACGGGCAAAGGCTCTGACGCAGGCATTCATCTAGATCAACCTTGCCAGAATAACGATGAAGCCTGTGTGACTGGATGGTGTGTTAACAGGCCTTGTTTTCCTTGGCAACACTACCCACTCTCTAATCCATGACTCGTATGTACCAAGCCAATAATACTTATCTGACCCCTCTAATTGACCCTTCAGTCTCTCCACCTGGCTTATAGTGGGTAGGTAGACAGCAATCCTAGCACCCGACTTCATGTACTGGTGGATATTAAGTAGAGCTCTATAGGGGTTTGGTAGATCGAGTAATGCATTATCGTAGGGAGGATCCTTGAAGTCTACTTCCTCTATATTGCCAGTAAGAAGCTTAACATTCCTATATCCTAGCTTAGCCATATTCTTCTCTGCAACAAGGATCATATCCTCCCGGAGGTCAACACCGGTAATCTCCCCGCAGTCACCTAGCAACCCCGCGAAGAATGCTAGAGAGTATCCAGCACCCACTCCACTCTGAATCATCCTCATACAGGGTCTCACTCCTAGAAGCATAGATATAATGGCCAGATCCTTGGGGTATATTACTTGGCTTTTCCTTGTGAAAACCTCAAGCTCCTCAATAATGCTGCCTCTTAAAGCATAAAACTCGACTCCAGCACTGGTCTTAACGATCGAGCCCGGTTCGATGCCAAGCAGGTCACTCGCCTTTATGAACCCTCCTACAGTCATATAAACACCGGATTCTTCGAGTAAGATAACGTATTTCTTACGATTATCCCGTTGAACTAGTAATACTATATCGCCTGGTTCGAAGATGTCTCCACTCAATACAGACAACCACCCTCGTTAGGAGTGCTCAGTCCTGATGTCTTTCCTCATGTTTAAATCGGGAATACCAGCCTGCATCACAGCACCCCGAATATCTATCTACTAGTATTGAGGTCTAATAATTTAGAAGTAGATATAAGGGATCCCCGGTTTATCGTATACTGTCTAACCTGCTATAGCTATTTTTACATAAGACGGTATGGTGACCGGTTCGAACGGTATTCCCCTACCACTGTAGAATTTGCTGAACCATTCATAGAAGTGAAGCCTTAAGCTGTGAGCGAATGCTATAATCGCCTCTAGACCTGCTGTAAGTAGATTACCAGCTATGTATGTGAGTATGGCGACCACAGCCATTACAGGTCCTTTCCATAGGAGCTCTGTAATTATGGTGAAGCCGAACATTAGGCTGGCATGTGCTAGGCTTAACCCCATGATCCTGAAGAATGAAGGTATGTTGCCTAGGAGCATTAGTATAACCTCGAATGCTTCCATGAATGAGGAGGATAGGCCGTGTTTAAGGCCGGCGATTCCTTCTTCCATTAAACCTAGGAAGGGTTCTCCTAGTAGTATCCATAATAACGATAAGCCGCCCACAGTGGCGACTAGTTTACCGAATGGAGTGTGCATCCCCCCTAAAGTAGCGTCTTTGATTACTCCACCACCTTTATATGCATCCATATAGACGAGAAACGGGAGTGTTACTATTGTGAATAAAAGGAATTTTGGCAGTTTAATGGTAAGTAAATCTCCATATTCCCTTTTAATTAAATCGTTTACTACTCCAAGGAATGTTCCGAGAATCAAGACTATAGCGGCCACTACCAAAGGGACTGTTAAAGCTAGTTTAACCAGTTGATTCAGTATTAACGTGTTATTTTTCTCAATACCGTATAATGGAGTCGCGTAAGGCGGGTATTGGAACCCCATCTTATTCCATACTTCGGCGAAGTGGGTGAGAGGACCGAAGAACTCTCCTGCAAGGAAGCCGGTGACCATTCCAGCTGCTCCAAGTATCATCACTAGGATCCATGTGAGTTTGCTATTCTCGTTCCTAGCTCTACGGTAGAATAAGTAAGCAACTAGTACAACAAGTAACCCGTGCCCGAGATCAGGGAACATTAAACCGAAGATAACCGGCATTGTTATCGCTAAGAAAACCGTCGGCACTACCTCATCCGGATCAGGTTCACCGTACATCCTAACTATCTGATGGAAGGGTTGGAGAATTTTCGGGATGACTATTCTACTAGGCGCTTGCCTTTTCCCCGACCTCCTCAAAAGGCGTATTACCTGGAGTATGAAGTTCCCATTAGTTGCATCCATTAGGGCTTTCTCGAGTTTATCTATATCTGACTTATCGACGTAGCCTTGTATTACCACGACCCTGCTTGTAATTTTCGCGTTTGCCAGAAGCCTAAAAGCCTCCCTGAGAGCTAGGAGTGTATGATAGTATTCTCCTGCATCGTTTATTGTTTTAAGGAGATTCCTCCTCTTTTCCTCTGCATCCCTTAGTATATCCTCGATTCTCTTCTCAAGGTGTTCGACAAGCTTTTTAGGGTTACCCGGCATACCTTCAGGTATCCTGAGGGGCTGAAATTCATAGTCTGAGAGCAGTTTAGCCAGCTCGCTTTTCAGGTCATATGAGCAGGAGATAAGTATGATGTAATCCTCCTTCCCAGACTCATCGTATGTTAGGACGCATCCCTTCTCCTCTGCAAACGATTCAATGTTCTCTATATATTCTTTAGCTATGAATCCAACAACTACGCTGACGAGGGATAATTCCATTACTTCTGGAACTTCTAGGTCTATATAGGATATTCTATCATAGAACTCCTTCAATCTCAGAAGCTCCGTTGCCTTGCCCTCTGCTTCTGTAATGAATCTGATTCCCTCGTCATAAGTCTTTTCTAGCTCCGAGAATTTACCCTCAATTCCCTGGACAGCTTCTAACCATCCTCCTGCTTTTAGCTCTATACTATCAGGATGCGGGGGTGCTGTTTTTAAAACATCAAAGTATCTCTCGAATTTTGATGTTTTATCCGCTAGATGGCTAAGCCATCTTTTGTGTTCCTTGTTTAAGTCTCCAGGTAACTCTTTTTCAGGCTGGATAGGGTGGAAGAGGCTTTCCGGGGCAAGCGTGGCAACAGTCCTGTCAAACATTTCTAGAGGTAGTACTATCGCTGTTTCTGCGACCATTCTAGGTATAAGCGTTAGCCCCACTAATTCTACACCCCTTACACTCCAAGGAATTCGGGTTTCCTGTTTGGTTATATAAAATTGTATTAAACGGGGAACAACACTTATAAAAATCCCGAAAGTCCTCCATA is drawn from Candidatus Tiamatella incendiivivens and contains these coding sequences:
- a CDS encoding methyltransferase domain-containing protein, whose translation is MSGDIFEPGDIVLLVQRDNRKKYVILLEESGVYMTVGGFIKASDLLGIEPGSIVKTSAGVEFYALRGSIIEELEVFTRKSQVIYPKDLAIISMLLGVRPCMRMIQSGVGAGYSLAFFAGLLGDCGEITGVDLREDMILVAEKNMAKLGYRNVKLLTGNIEEVDFKDPPYDNALLDLPNPYRALLNIHQYMKSGARIAVYLPTISQVERLKGQLEGSDKYYWLGTYESWIREWVVLPRKTRPVNTPSSHTGFIVILARLI
- a CDS encoding cysteine hydrolase, whose product is MVKVDVPGIKIEDKVILPAKETAVIVVDMQNDFVKEGGKLVAPAAEGTVEPIRRLLKKARENGVRVIYTQDTHWEGDPEFLLWGEHVKYGSWGWRIIDELKPEEGDIVLVKTRYDGFYGTPMDDILRSYGYQNIVIVGTVANICVLHTAASAGLRWYKILIPMDGISALTEFDYYLTLRQVSWLYNGLIVKTVNSIEFK